The proteins below come from a single Piscinibacter gummiphilus genomic window:
- a CDS encoding response regulator transcription factor, translating into MPATILVAEDQTDIRELIAMSLRSAGYEVQAVADGPSALASQAEVASDLLILDLMMPGLDGLEVCKALRARGRTTPILMLTAKATELDRVLGLELGADDYLTKPFSLAELLARVKALLRRADLQRAAQQGQAGQTGWVRNGELEILPAKRRVLLRGAEVECTTLEFDLLLYFASHPGHVYSRSQLLNAVWGYSHDGYEHTVTTHINRLRAKLEADPMRPQFILTVRGAGYKMRDAPG; encoded by the coding sequence ATGCCCGCCACCATCCTCGTCGCCGAAGACCAGACCGACATCCGCGAGCTGATCGCGATGAGCCTGCGCAGCGCCGGCTACGAGGTGCAGGCGGTGGCCGACGGTCCGTCGGCGCTCGCCAGCCAGGCCGAGGTGGCGAGCGACCTGCTCATCCTCGACCTGATGATGCCGGGGCTCGACGGCCTGGAAGTCTGCAAGGCGCTGCGTGCACGCGGGCGCACCACGCCCATCCTCATGCTCACCGCCAAGGCCACCGAGCTCGACCGCGTGCTGGGCCTGGAGCTGGGCGCCGACGACTACCTGACCAAGCCCTTCTCGCTCGCCGAACTGCTGGCGCGCGTGAAGGCACTCCTGCGCCGGGCCGACCTGCAACGTGCGGCGCAACAGGGCCAGGCCGGGCAGACCGGCTGGGTGCGCAACGGCGAGCTGGAGATCCTGCCGGCCAAACGGCGGGTGTTGCTGCGCGGGGCCGAGGTGGAGTGCACCACGCTCGAGTTCGACCTGCTGCTGTACTTCGCGAGCCATCCCGGCCATGTGTACTCGCGCTCGCAGCTGCTCAATGCGGTGTGGGGCTACAGCCATGACGGCTACGAGCACACGGTGACCACGCACATCAACCGCCTGCGCGCGAAGCTCGAAGCCGACCCGATGCGACCGCAATTCATCCTCACCGTCCGCGGTGCCGGCTACAAGATGCGAGACGCTCCGGGATGA
- a CDS encoding HAMP domain-containing sensor histidine kinase, translated as MSVRLKLALTIFATGLVTALAVLATVIFAFQRFEHETTFQRSSAFLGRVVALYDNLFELHERHPDDFHAFLKNLVLFETDTQLYLLDTEGRVLASTGSVVLPPEFRVAMGPVRQAASTTPSPYVMGDDPERMDADAVIAARPLTRRVIRGDQPIAGYLYLVCHKEGLPANRWQALRSAFARPALGLIVAIMALTTLLAALVIASVTRPLERLTSAVAALSMRGLDKDGLQEGAAEAQPLLPPATRDEFGQLTLAFGAMLTTLRQQWDALRRLDHFRREAVSNLSHDLRSPLTATTACLETLQTRWAGDPTRDDDQRMAEVALRNTRNAARLVQSLGDLATLDEPSFQLRPEVVDLNELLADVAARFAERAVQRGVTLDAEHRDEPVAAAVDIELFERALANLVDNALKFCGPGSRITLCADAEGREVAVTVADTGPGIPAADVPHLFDRFYQARQTVAPATGEGGKGLGLAIVKRIAELHGGRVEVVSAPQEGTRVHLFLPRELPSATR; from the coding sequence ATGAGCGTGCGCCTCAAGCTCGCGCTCACGATCTTCGCCACCGGCCTGGTCACGGCGCTGGCGGTGCTGGCCACGGTCATCTTCGCGTTCCAGCGCTTCGAGCACGAGACCACCTTCCAGCGTTCGTCGGCATTCCTCGGGCGGGTGGTCGCCCTGTACGACAACCTCTTCGAGCTGCACGAGCGCCACCCCGACGACTTCCACGCCTTCCTGAAGAACCTGGTGCTGTTCGAGACCGACACCCAGCTCTACCTGCTCGACACCGAAGGCCGCGTGCTCGCGAGCACCGGCTCGGTGGTGCTGCCGCCCGAGTTCCGCGTGGCGATGGGCCCGGTGCGCCAGGCGGCGTCGACCACGCCCAGCCCCTACGTGATGGGCGACGACCCCGAGCGCATGGACGCCGACGCCGTGATCGCCGCCCGGCCGCTGACGCGTCGGGTGATCCGCGGCGACCAGCCGATTGCCGGCTACCTCTACCTCGTGTGCCACAAGGAGGGCCTGCCCGCCAACCGCTGGCAGGCGCTGCGCAGCGCCTTCGCGCGCCCGGCGCTGGGGCTGATCGTGGCCATCATGGCGCTCACCACGCTGCTCGCGGCGCTGGTGATTGCCTCGGTGACCCGGCCGCTGGAGCGGCTCACGAGCGCGGTGGCGGCGCTCTCGATGCGAGGCCTCGACAAGGACGGTCTGCAGGAAGGCGCCGCCGAAGCGCAGCCGCTGTTGCCGCCCGCCACTAGAGACGAGTTCGGCCAGCTCACGCTCGCCTTCGGCGCCATGCTCACGACGCTGCGCCAGCAGTGGGATGCGCTGCGCCGGCTCGACCATTTCCGCCGCGAGGCGGTGAGCAACCTCTCGCACGACCTGCGCTCGCCGCTCACCGCCACCACCGCCTGCCTGGAGACGCTGCAGACCCGCTGGGCCGGCGACCCCACCCGCGACGATGACCAGCGCATGGCCGAGGTGGCGCTGCGCAACACCCGCAATGCCGCGCGCCTCGTGCAGTCGCTCGGCGACCTGGCCACGCTCGACGAGCCGAGCTTCCAGCTGCGGCCCGAGGTGGTCGACCTCAACGAGCTGCTCGCCGACGTGGCCGCCCGTTTCGCCGAACGGGCCGTGCAGCGCGGCGTGACGCTCGACGCCGAGCACCGCGACGAGCCGGTGGCCGCCGCCGTCGACATCGAGCTCTTCGAGCGCGCGCTCGCCAACCTCGTCGACAACGCGCTCAAGTTCTGCGGGCCCGGCAGCCGCATCACGCTGTGCGCCGACGCCGAGGGCCGCGAGGTCGCGGTGACGGTGGCCGACACCGGCCCCGGCATCCCGGCGGCCGACGTGCCCCACCTCTTCGACCGCTTCTACCAGGCGCGCCAGACGGTCGCGCCTGCCACCGGTGAAGGCGGCAAGGGCCTGGGCCTGGCCATCGTCAAGCGCATCGCCGAGCTGCACGGCGGCCGGGTCGAGGTGGTGAGCGCACCGCAAGAAGGCACGCGCGTGCACTTGTTTCTGCCGCGCGAACTGCCCAGCGCCACACGCTGA
- a CDS encoding TSUP family transporter, which translates to MELLTVTFASLFAGFVDAIVGGGGLILVPALFSVYPTATPATLFGTNKGGAIWGTAWATYQFSRKVDMRWAALLPAAGAALVGSFAGAWAVTLISANGLRKALPIVLLAVLVYTLLRKDLGRQHAPRFSGRAEAAVAGALGAVIGFYDGFFGPGTGSFFVFAFVRLLGYDFLNASASAKLLNTATNASAIALFAFKGHVWWHIAAAMAVANVAGSLLGTRLALKHGAGFVRGVFILVVSALIAKTGWDALKL; encoded by the coding sequence CTGGAACTCCTCACCGTCACCTTCGCCTCGCTGTTCGCGGGCTTCGTCGACGCCATCGTCGGCGGTGGCGGGCTGATCCTGGTGCCGGCGCTCTTCAGCGTCTATCCCACCGCGACACCGGCCACGCTCTTCGGGACCAACAAGGGCGGTGCCATCTGGGGCACGGCCTGGGCCACCTACCAGTTCTCGCGCAAGGTCGACATGCGCTGGGCGGCGCTGCTGCCCGCGGCAGGCGCGGCACTCGTCGGCAGCTTCGCCGGGGCCTGGGCCGTCACGCTCATCAGTGCGAACGGCCTGCGCAAGGCCCTGCCCATCGTGCTGCTGGCCGTGCTCGTCTACACGCTGCTGCGCAAGGACCTCGGCCGGCAGCACGCGCCACGCTTCAGCGGGCGTGCCGAGGCGGCCGTGGCGGGTGCGCTGGGTGCGGTCATCGGCTTCTACGACGGCTTCTTCGGCCCCGGCACCGGCAGCTTCTTCGTCTTCGCCTTCGTGCGCCTCTTGGGCTACGACTTCCTCAACGCGAGCGCGAGCGCCAAGCTGCTCAACACCGCCACCAACGCGTCGGCGATCGCGCTCTTCGCCTTCAAGGGCCACGTGTGGTGGCACATCGCCGCCGCGATGGCGGTGGCGAACGTGGCCGGCAGCCTGCTCGGCACGCGCCTCGCACTGAAGCATGGCGCGGGCTTCGTGCGCGGCGTGTTCATCCTGGTGGTCTCGGCGCTGATCGCCAAGACCGGCTGGGACGCGCTGAAGCTCTGA
- a CDS encoding TetR/AcrR family transcriptional regulator, producing MTIKLAKSEQTLQAIIKTALQIAVVEGLQAVTLGEVAKRMDISKSGVFARVGSVEALQSMVIKEYSRIFVANVFTPSLSAPRGLPRLNAIMRLWIGRGTGENAFAGGLHATAAFDLDHVESALRDELLEAVLAWRVLLKGAIVRCIEEGHLRAETDPSQLTFEINSLMVGFLHESRFVRDPLAHERAMSAYQRLISTYRSFSYAD from the coding sequence ATGACCATCAAGCTCGCCAAAAGCGAACAGACGCTCCAAGCCATCATCAAGACTGCCTTGCAGATCGCCGTCGTGGAGGGCCTGCAGGCCGTCACGCTCGGCGAGGTTGCCAAGCGCATGGACATCAGCAAGAGCGGGGTGTTCGCCCGTGTCGGCTCCGTCGAGGCGCTGCAGAGCATGGTGATCAAGGAGTACAGCCGCATCTTCGTGGCCAATGTGTTCACCCCCTCGCTGAGTGCCCCGCGCGGCCTGCCGCGCCTGAACGCGATCATGCGGCTGTGGATCGGCCGCGGCACCGGCGAGAACGCCTTTGCCGGCGGCCTGCACGCCACCGCCGCCTTTGACCTCGACCACGTGGAAAGCGCGCTGCGCGACGAGCTGCTCGAAGCCGTGCTCGCATGGCGTGTGCTGCTCAAGGGCGCCATCGTGCGCTGCATCGAAGAAGGCCACCTGAGGGCCGAGACCGACCCGAGCCAGCTCACTTTCGAGATCAACAGCCTGATGGTCGGCTTCCTGCACGAATCGCGTTTCGTGCGCGACCCACTGGCGCACGAGCGCGCCATGTCGGCCTACCAGCGGCTGATCTCGACCTACCGCAGCTTCTCTTACGCCGACTAG
- a CDS encoding HDOD domain-containing protein, with the protein MPVDPKLRSLNIDVPAQPEVLVKLSLLLADDEVDLPTLGRLVESDMALAAAVMKAVNSSLYGLKGRVQSVQQAVMYLGTREVAAVTFEFGLRAVFPAVPELEPVWQRASVRGLLMGRIGQALSVDPWGAHSAGLFEECGKAVLYKHAPEVYQPMLASSANDMELVEREYEAFGVSHDSLGASLCESWGLGQAAVASVRHHVRVNALRQLPAQAPRRAICALSALANALMTDPDSLEEVAQHVAPQAMLDQTLVLRGARKVQQQIEDATARG; encoded by the coding sequence ATGCCCGTGGACCCCAAACTGCGCTCCCTGAACATCGACGTGCCGGCCCAGCCGGAGGTGCTGGTCAAGCTCTCGCTGCTGCTGGCCGACGACGAGGTCGACCTGCCCACGCTCGGCCGGCTGGTCGAGTCCGACATGGCGCTCGCCGCCGCCGTGATGAAGGCGGTCAACTCCTCGCTCTACGGCCTCAAGGGTCGGGTGCAGAGCGTGCAGCAGGCGGTGATGTACCTGGGCACCCGCGAAGTCGCGGCGGTGACTTTCGAATTCGGCCTGCGCGCCGTGTTTCCGGCGGTGCCGGAACTTGAGCCGGTGTGGCAGCGCGCCAGCGTGCGCGGTCTGCTGATGGGCCGCATCGGCCAGGCGCTGAGCGTCGACCCGTGGGGTGCGCACTCGGCCGGCCTCTTCGAAGAATGCGGCAAGGCCGTGCTCTACAAGCACGCGCCCGAGGTCTACCAGCCGATGCTGGCCTCGTCGGCCAACGACATGGAACTCGTCGAGCGCGAGTACGAAGCCTTCGGCGTGAGCCACGATTCGCTGGGCGCCTCGTTGTGCGAGAGCTGGGGCCTGGGCCAGGCGGCGGTGGCGAGCGTGCGCCACCACGTGCGCGTCAACGCGCTGCGGCAACTGCCGGCGCAGGCGCCGCGGCGTGCGATCTGTGCGCTGTCGGCCTTGGCCAATGCGCTGATGACCGATCCGGATTCGCTGGAAGAAGTGGCGCAGCATGTGGCCCCGCAGGCCATGCTGGACCAGACGCTGGTGCTGCGCGGTGCGCGCAAGGTCCAGCAGCAGATCGAAGACGCCACGGCACGCGGCTGA
- a CDS encoding substrate-binding domain-containing protein, producing MTSPDDRQSSPPPIAPETITVLDVAREAGVSASTVSRILNGTARVASDKRTAVENAIRKLDFKPNLFARSLKTGTTMTVGVLTQDIESPFFNRAMRGIEEGLSGSGYAPIIVSGHWNAKEEAERIRLLLARRIDGLVILTGHLDDAQIVDFARHQPIVVTGRQLNAPNLRSRQLDQEHGGYIATRHLISLGHKRIAHIAGPRDHFDATERLAGYRRAHEEAGLEVAPELIVQGDFLESGGLLSMNRLLDSGHPFTAVFAANDQTAFGARVAMYRRGIRVPDDLSLVGVDDLPAAAYLTPPITTVRQPIYEMGLFAAHALLNMLGHRVPEIELPALELIVRETTRRL from the coding sequence GTGACCTCACCCGACGACCGCCAGAGTTCGCCCCCGCCCATCGCCCCCGAGACCATCACGGTGCTGGACGTGGCCCGCGAGGCCGGCGTCTCGGCCAGCACGGTGTCGCGCATCCTGAACGGCACGGCGCGCGTGGCCTCCGACAAGCGCACCGCGGTCGAGAACGCGATCCGCAAGCTCGACTTCAAGCCCAACCTCTTCGCGCGCAGCCTGAAGACGGGCACCACGATGACGGTGGGCGTGCTCACGCAGGACATCGAAAGCCCCTTCTTCAACCGCGCGATGCGCGGCATCGAAGAAGGCCTTTCGGGCAGCGGCTACGCCCCCATCATCGTGAGCGGCCACTGGAATGCGAAGGAAGAGGCCGAGCGCATCCGCCTGCTGCTGGCGCGCCGCATCGACGGCCTGGTGATCCTGACCGGCCACCTCGACGACGCCCAAATCGTCGACTTCGCGCGCCACCAGCCCATCGTGGTGACCGGGCGCCAGCTCAACGCGCCCAACCTGCGCAGCCGCCAGCTCGACCAGGAGCACGGCGGCTACATCGCCACGCGCCATCTCATCAGCCTCGGCCACAAGCGCATCGCCCACATCGCCGGCCCGCGCGACCATTTCGACGCCACCGAGCGCTTAGCCGGCTACCGCCGGGCGCATGAGGAAGCAGGCCTCGAGGTGGCCCCCGAGCTGATCGTGCAGGGCGACTTCCTGGAAAGCGGCGGCCTCCTGTCGATGAACCGGCTGCTCGACAGCGGGCACCCGTTCACCGCGGTGTTCGCCGCCAACGACCAGACGGCTTTCGGCGCGCGCGTGGCGATGTACCGCCGCGGCATCCGCGTGCCCGACGACCTCTCACTGGTGGGGGTGGACGACCTGCCGGCGGCGGCCTACCTGACGCCGCCGATCACGACGGTGCGCCAGCCGATCTACGAGATGGGGCTCTTTGCGGCGCACGCACTGCTCAACATGCTGGGGCACCGCGTGCCCGAGATCGAGCTGCCGGCGCTGGAGTTGATCGTCCGAGAGACAACGCGCCGGCTCTGA
- a CDS encoding glycoside hydrolase family 5 protein, translating to MPHPFRLLPASLALLAALPALACDFQQPPQARAESCNRLLAKSINFGNMLDHAREGMAGPALRDEFIALTAKAGFTAIRLPIRWDAQAADKPPYTIDPEFFARIDGVVKLALEHQLAIVLDMHHYTGMMSDPDAERDRFLGLWKQVAEHYRDAPAQVLFEVLNEPHDKLTQSKWNDALAAVLPVIRASNPHRTLIVGGSDWNSRKMLWSLKLPQDDRNLIATFHYYEPMEVTHQGAEWVSGAGAWMGSTWRAREPELRALREAFDGVADWAKREQRPIYLGEFGAYSKAENASRLAWTRAVREHAEARGFSWAYWELAAGFGVLEPRSLTWRKPLLETLLPPR from the coding sequence ATGCCCCACCCCTTCAGATTGCTGCCCGCCAGTCTGGCACTTCTGGCCGCCCTGCCAGCGCTGGCCTGCGACTTCCAGCAGCCGCCGCAGGCGCGCGCAGAGAGCTGCAACCGGCTGCTCGCCAAGAGCATCAACTTCGGCAACATGCTCGATCATGCCCGCGAAGGCATGGCCGGCCCGGCGCTGCGCGACGAGTTCATCGCACTCACCGCCAAGGCCGGCTTCACCGCCATCCGCCTGCCCATCCGATGGGATGCACAGGCCGCCGACAAGCCGCCCTACACGATCGACCCCGAGTTCTTCGCGCGCATCGACGGGGTGGTGAAACTCGCGCTCGAACACCAGCTCGCCATCGTGCTCGACATGCACCACTACACCGGGATGATGAGCGACCCCGACGCCGAGCGCGACCGTTTCCTCGGCCTGTGGAAGCAGGTCGCCGAGCACTACCGCGACGCGCCAGCGCAGGTGCTCTTCGAGGTGCTCAACGAGCCGCACGACAAGCTGACGCAATCGAAGTGGAACGACGCGCTGGCGGCCGTGCTGCCCGTCATCCGCGCGAGCAACCCGCACCGCACCCTGATCGTCGGCGGCTCCGACTGGAACAGCCGCAAGATGCTGTGGTCGCTCAAGCTGCCGCAGGACGACCGCAACCTCATCGCCACCTTCCACTACTACGAGCCGATGGAAGTCACCCACCAGGGTGCCGAATGGGTGAGCGGTGCCGGCGCCTGGATGGGCAGCACCTGGCGCGCGCGCGAGCCCGAGCTGCGGGCGCTGCGCGAAGCCTTCGACGGCGTGGCCGACTGGGCCAAGCGTGAGCAGCGGCCCATCTACCTGGGTGAGTTCGGCGCGTACTCCAAAGCTGAGAACGCGAGCCGCCTCGCGTGGACCCGCGCCGTGCGCGAGCACGCCGAAGCGCGTGGCTTCTCCTGGGCCTATTGGGAGCTCGCGGCCGGCTTCGGCGTGCTGGAGCCGCGATCCCTCACCTGGCGCAAGCCGTTGCTCGAGACCCTGTTGCCGCCGCGCTGA
- a CDS encoding ABC transporter substrate-binding protein has translation MKNMIKPLLLALSGVTVALVTAGASAQTKVTITVASFPDLDRGVKAAIPLYQKLHPEVEIKLASLAYPDHHTAMTTALATGANLPDVMAVDNDFIGKFAESGGLEDLSKAPYNAMQYRSKVAKFSYPQAMSGTGALNAMPVDIGPGAMFYRKDLTDKAGVTEADLTKSWESYIEAGKKVKAATGAYMLGNAVDIKDIYIRSGLKDGEGIYFDKKGQPLVTSARFAKAFELAKAARTAGIDGKIGAWSNEWTEGFKRDRIASQMMGAWLNGHLTNWLAKESAGKWRSAQLPNNSFGYWGGSFYAIPKKAQNKAAAWEFIKFLTLNKEMQLEAFRKLDAFPSLIEAQNDAFLDQPIEYLGGQKARQQWKVAADKIQAIAVDKYDPVARDVVNAELEKVLEQNKDIKTALADAQATLKKRVRR, from the coding sequence ATGAAAAACATGATCAAGCCGCTGCTGCTGGCCCTGTCCGGCGTCACCGTTGCGTTGGTGACCGCCGGCGCCAGCGCCCAGACCAAGGTGACCATCACGGTCGCGTCCTTCCCCGACCTCGACCGTGGCGTGAAGGCCGCGATCCCGCTCTACCAGAAGCTGCACCCCGAGGTGGAGATCAAGCTGGCGTCGCTGGCCTACCCCGACCACCACACCGCGATGACCACCGCGCTGGCCACGGGCGCCAACCTGCCCGACGTGATGGCGGTCGATAACGACTTCATCGGCAAGTTCGCCGAGTCGGGCGGCCTGGAAGACCTGTCGAAGGCGCCCTACAACGCGATGCAGTACCGCAGCAAGGTCGCGAAGTTCAGCTACCCGCAGGCCATGAGCGGCACCGGCGCGCTGAACGCGATGCCGGTCGACATCGGCCCGGGCGCGATGTTCTATCGCAAGGACCTGACCGACAAGGCCGGCGTCACCGAAGCCGATCTCACTAAGAGCTGGGAGTCGTACATCGAGGCCGGCAAGAAGGTGAAGGCCGCGACCGGCGCCTACATGCTCGGCAACGCGGTCGACATCAAGGACATCTACATCCGCTCGGGCCTGAAGGACGGCGAAGGCATCTACTTCGACAAGAAGGGCCAGCCGCTCGTCACCAGCGCCCGCTTCGCCAAGGCCTTCGAATTGGCCAAGGCCGCCCGCACCGCCGGCATCGACGGCAAGATCGGCGCCTGGTCCAACGAGTGGACCGAAGGCTTCAAGCGCGACCGCATCGCCTCGCAGATGATGGGTGCGTGGCTCAACGGCCACCTGACCAACTGGCTCGCCAAGGAATCGGCCGGCAAGTGGCGCTCGGCCCAGTTGCCCAACAACTCGTTCGGCTACTGGGGCGGCTCGTTCTACGCCATCCCGAAGAAGGCGCAGAACAAGGCCGCGGCTTGGGAGTTCATCAAGTTCCTCACGCTCAACAAGGAGATGCAGCTCGAGGCCTTCCGCAAGCTCGACGCCTTCCCCTCGCTGATCGAAGCGCAGAACGATGCCTTCCTCGACCAGCCGATCGAGTACCTGGGTGGCCAGAAGGCCCGCCAGCAGTGGAAGGTCGCGGCCGACAAGATCCAGGCGATCGCCGTCGACAAGTACGACCCGGTGGCCCGTGACGTGGTCAATGCCGAGCTGGAGAAAGTGCTCGAGCAGAACAAGGACATCAAGACCGCCCTCGCCGACGCACAAGCCACGCTCAAGAAGCGCGTGCGCCGCTGA
- a CDS encoding sugar ABC transporter permease produces the protein MSEPLTPEARTAAPTEPRHKRTNLRTRLRGWVPYLFISPFFVIFLVFGLFPLLFSVYLSFHRWEPAAGLAAMNWVGFENYVYIVLNDDWFHKSLYNTGWMAIVSGVPQHLVALPLAFFLHMAFKRWRNAVVGAYFLPFITSSVAISLVFSTLFSRDYGVINASIAALHELPVFSWFLPAQNIDWGQPQYTKWMISFVVFWRYVGWNTVLYLSAMQTIPKDLFEAATMDGATRWQQFRHVVLPLLRPMIFFAVTLTIIGNLQLFEEPFILTGGTGGIDQAGKTAAMHMYATAFVDGDFGTASAVAWLLFMLIAAVTWLNNKLLGQKEDKA, from the coding sequence ATGTCTGAACCCTTGACCCCGGAGGCGCGCACCGCCGCGCCGACCGAGCCGCGCCACAAGCGCACGAACCTGCGGACCCGTCTGCGTGGATGGGTGCCCTACCTCTTCATCAGCCCGTTCTTCGTCATCTTCCTGGTGTTCGGGCTGTTCCCGCTGCTGTTCTCGGTGTACCTGTCGTTCCACCGCTGGGAGCCGGCCGCCGGCCTCGCCGCGATGAACTGGGTGGGCTTCGAGAACTACGTGTACATCGTGTTGAACGACGACTGGTTCCACAAGTCGCTCTACAACACCGGCTGGATGGCCATCGTCTCCGGCGTGCCGCAGCACCTGGTGGCTCTGCCGCTCGCGTTCTTCCTGCACATGGCGTTCAAGCGCTGGCGCAACGCGGTGGTGGGCGCCTATTTCCTGCCCTTCATCACCTCGAGCGTGGCGATCTCGCTCGTGTTCTCGACCCTCTTCTCGCGCGACTACGGCGTGATCAACGCGAGCATCGCAGCCCTCCATGAGCTGCCGGTGTTCAGCTGGTTCCTGCCCGCACAGAACATCGACTGGGGCCAGCCACAGTACACGAAATGGATGATCTCCTTCGTGGTCTTCTGGCGCTACGTCGGCTGGAACACGGTGCTCTACCTCTCGGCGATGCAGACCATCCCGAAGGACCTCTTCGAGGCCGCCACGATGGACGGCGCCACCCGCTGGCAGCAGTTCCGCCACGTCGTGCTGCCGCTCCTGCGCCCGATGATCTTCTTCGCGGTCACGCTCACCATCATCGGCAACCTGCAGCTCTTCGAGGAGCCCTTCATCCTCACGGGTGGCACGGGCGGCATCGACCAGGCCGGCAAGACCGCCGCCATGCACATGTACGCCACCGCCTTCGTCGACGGTGACTTCGGCACCGCCTCGGCCGTGGCCTGGCTGCTCTTCATGCTGATCGCCGCCGTGACGTGGCTCAACAACAAGCTCCTGGGCCAGAAGGAGGACAAGGCATGA
- a CDS encoding carbohydrate ABC transporter permease, which yields MSATNAIALPAPHPRRTGLNVGQLTAHAIVLAGALLMLAPFYFMFIFATHSDREILSLPPPIWFGNHFDDNLKLLLERLPYWWQNLGWSVYVALAVTAANLLLCSLAGYAFAMFEFRYKKQLFVFVMGTMLLPSFVAMIPTALIMSGLGWMNQPKALIVPAACGALGIFMMRQYIASAIPRDLLDAARIDGCSELGIYFRIVLPLIGPALGTLGLVTFIASWNNFMGPLIVMRDMEMYTVPLALRSLQGTGQTPWGAICAGSSIAVLPLLVMFALASRRLIEGLTAGAVKA from the coding sequence ATGAGCGCCACGAACGCCATCGCCCTGCCGGCGCCGCACCCGCGCCGCACCGGCCTCAACGTCGGCCAGCTCACCGCCCACGCCATCGTGCTGGCCGGTGCGCTGCTGATGCTGGCGCCCTTCTATTTCATGTTCATCTTCGCGACGCACAGCGACCGCGAGATCCTGTCGCTGCCGCCGCCCATCTGGTTCGGCAACCACTTCGACGACAACCTGAAGCTCCTGCTCGAGCGCCTGCCCTACTGGTGGCAGAACCTCGGCTGGAGCGTCTACGTGGCGCTCGCCGTCACCGCCGCCAACCTGCTGCTGTGCTCGCTCGCGGGGTATGCCTTTGCGATGTTCGAGTTCCGCTACAAGAAGCAGCTCTTCGTCTTCGTGATGGGCACGATGCTCCTGCCGAGCTTCGTCGCGATGATCCCCACCGCGCTCATCATGAGCGGCCTCGGCTGGATGAACCAGCCCAAGGCGCTGATCGTGCCGGCGGCCTGCGGCGCACTGGGCATCTTCATGATGCGGCAGTACATCGCCTCGGCCATCCCGCGCGACCTGCTCGACGCCGCACGCATCGACGGCTGCAGCGAGCTGGGCATCTACTTCCGCATCGTGCTGCCGCTCATCGGCCCGGCGCTCGGCACGCTCGGCCTCGTGACCTTCATCGCCTCGTGGAACAACTTCATGGGCCCGCTCATCGTGATGCGCGACATGGAGATGTACACGGTGCCGCTCGCGCTGCGCTCGCTGCAAGGCACGGGGCAGACCCCCTGGGGCGCCATCTGCGCCGGCTCGTCGATCGCGGTGCTGCCGCTGCTCGTCATGTTTGCGCTGGCCTCGCGCCGCCTCATCGAAGGGCTCACCGCCGGTGCGGTGAAGGCCTGA